Genomic window (Mycolicibacterium smegmatis):
GGGTGACCGCACCGTACTTCTCGTGGTGGACCAGACCCTGATCGGCGAGTTTGCGGATCGACTCCGATGCGGTCGACGCCGATACGCCGATGCGTTCGGCCAGCAGTTTCGTGCTGACCTTCTCGCGAGACCATTCCTGGGCTGTCCAGATCACTTTCAGATAATCCTGGGCAACCGACGAGAGGTCGCGATGGTCACCGTCTGGACTCACAGTATGGAAGTTTAGGCAATCATCATTTGATCTGGGGATCTAGAGCCGCCCGCCGCGCGGGCGGGTCGTAGGCTAACTGCTGTGCAACGCTGGCGTGGGCAAGACGAGATCCCCACGGACTGGGGCCGGTGCGTTCTGACCATCGGGGTGTTCGACGGCGTCCATCGTGGGCATGCGGAGCTGATCAACCACGCGGTCAAGGCGGGCCGGGCCCGTGGAGTCCCCGTGGTGCTGATGACGTTCGATCCCCATCCGATGGAGGTGGTGTTCCCGGGTAACCACCCGGCGCAGCTGACCACCCTGACCCGGCGCGCCGAGCTGGTCGAGGAACTCGGGATCGACGTGTTCCTGGTGATGCCGTTCACCTCCGACTTCATGAAGCTGACCCCTGAGCGCTACATCCACGAGCTGCTCGTCGAGCACCTGCACGTCGTCGAGGTGGTCGTGGGGGAGAACTTCACGTTCGGCAAGAAGGCCGCGGGCAACGTCGACATGCTGCGCAAGGCCGGTGAGCGCTTCGGGTTCGCCGTCGAGGCGATGTCGCTGGTCGCCGAGCATCACCGCAACGAGACGGTGACGTTCTCGTCGACCTACATCCGGGCCTGCGTCGACGCGGGCGACATGGTCGCCGCGGCCGAGGCGCTGGGCCGTCCCCACCGCGTCGAGGGGGTCGTGGTGCGCGGCGACGGCCGTGGCCGGGTGCTCGGGTTCCCGACGGCCAACGTGGCACCGCCCATGTACTCGGCGATCCCCGCCGACGGCGTCTACGCGGCCTGGTTCACGGTGCTCGGCCAGGGACCGCAGGTGGGAACCGTCGTGCCGGGGGAGCGGTATCAGGCCGCGGTGTCGGTGGGGACCAATCCGACGTTCTCGGGCCGCACCCGCACGGTCGAGGCGTTCGTGCTCGACACGTCTGCCGACCTGTACGGACAGCACGTCGCGGTCGACTTCGTGTCCCGCATCCGCGGCCAGGAGAAGTTCGATTCGGTCGACGACCTCGTGGTCGCGATGGAACGTGACGTCGAGCGCGCCCGCACGATCCTGCGCGATTCTGTCTAGCGGCTGCGGCGCTGCTACACTTCTCGGCGATCCGGCGCATGCTGCAGGCCGCGGTGGCTGTGTCGAGAATTTGTTCGCGGACCGATTGATGGAGTTGTCTCGTGGCGCTTACCGCCGAGCAGAAAAAAGAGATCCTGGGCCAGTACGGCCTGCACGACACCGATACCGGCTCCCCGGAGGCGCAGGTCGCGCTGCTGACCAAGCGCATCCAGGACCTCACCGAACACCTCAAGGTGCACAAGCACGATCACCACTCGCGGCGCGGTCTGCTGCTGCTCGTGGGTCGTCGCCGTCGCCTGCTGAAGTACGTCGCGCAGGTCGACGTCGCCCGCTACCGCTCGCTCATCGAGCGCCTCGGGCTGCGTCGCTGACGCGGTCCTAGGTGGGAACCACATCCGCGGCCGTCCTCGGGGCGGCCGCTGTTCTTTCTTTCGTGGGGTTGACCGGGTGCGCATCCTCCGCGGCGTCTGCGGACATGCAGGCGGGGGACTGCCTGGAACTCGGTGGCACCTTCGACCAACCCGAGGCCACCAGGGCTGAGTGCGGCAGCAAGAAGTCCAACTACAAGGTGGTCCCGACAGTCGCCGACAGCGCCCGGTGTCCCGCCGACGTGGACTCCTATTACACGCTGAGCAGCCGGTTCAGCGGTGAGACGCACACCGTGTGCATGGATATCGACTGGGTCGTCGGCGGATGCATGAACGTCGACCCGGAGAACAACACCGACCCCTACCGGGTCGACTGCTCCGATACCGGTGCGCCGCACCGGCAACGGGTCACAGAGGTCCTGGAGGGCATCTCCAACCCCGACCAGTGTGCGACCGGTCTGGGCTACGCGTACGACGAGCGACAGTTCACGGTTTGCGTCGAGAATGTCCGCTGAGCGCGGGCCCAACCAGCGCCAATGACTGCTGCAGTGGCGTTCAGGCTGTTGCTGCCGTGTAACATGAGGGCGTTCGATGGCCGAAGTCTGCTCAGTGGGCGCTCGTTGGTCGTACGAACGTCAGGTGCGACACCCGCGATCCGTGGGTGACGTTCCTGCGAGTCACGTCAGGGCCAGCCTGATCGGGCGGTCTTCGGTAGTGGCTGCCGGGAATCCAAACAGGTTTATCCCGACAGCTTCGATCGACGGCCGTAGCCGTTCAAGAGCAGTGGCTTTCTGAGCGTGACGACGCGAAAAAGATGTTGAATTGAAAGAGGCCACTGGACTAAATGTCTGTAGTCGAACTTGAAGACGGTGTGTACGAATCGACCGCTGTCATCGACAACGGGAGCTTCGGCACCCGCACCATCCGTTTCGAGACCGGGCGCCTCGCCCAGCAGGCCGCCGGCTCCGCCGTCGCCTACCTCGATGACGAGACCATGCTGCTGAGCGCGACGACCGCCAGCAAGAACCCCAAGGATCACTTCGACTTCTTCCCGCTCACGGTGGACGTCGAGGAGCGCATGTACGCCGCGGGTCGCATCCCCGGTTCGTTCTTCCGTCGTGAGGGCCGTCCCTCCACCGACGCGATCCTGACCTGCCGTCTGATCGACCGTCCGCTGCGCCCGTCGTTCGTCGACGGTCTGCGCAACGAGATCCAGGTCGTCGTGACCGTGATGAGCCTGGATCCCAAGGATCTGTACGACGTGCTCGCGATCAACGCCGCCTCGATGTCGACGCAGCTCGCCGGTCTGCCCTTCTCGGGCCCCGTCGGCGGCGCCCGCATCGCCCTGATCGACGGCACCTGGGTCGCGTTCCCGACCGTCGAGCAGCTCGAGCGCGCCGTGTTCGACATGGTGGTCGCCGGGCGGATTGTCGGAGACGGCGACAGTGCCGATGTGGCGATCATGATGGTCGAGGCCGAGGCCACCGAGAACGTCGTCGAGCTCGTCGCGGGCGGCGCGCAGGCGCCCACCGAGGCCGTCGTGGCCGAGGGCCTCGAGGCCGCCAAGCCGTTCATCAAGGCGCTGTGCGCCGCGCAGCAGGAACTGGCCGATCGCGCCGCCAAGCCGGCCGGCGAGTACCCGGTGTTCCCCGACTACGAGGCCGACGTGTACGACGCGGTGGCCTCGGTGGCCACCGAGGCGCTGGCGGAGGCCCTGACCATCGCGGGCAAGACCGAGCGCAACGACCGCACCGACGAGATCAAGGTCGAGGTGCTCGAGCGTCTCGCCGAGCCCTACGCCGGGCGTGAGAAGGAGATCGGCGCTGCATTCCGCTCGCTGACCAAAAAGCTTGTGCGCCAGCGCATCTTGACCGATCACTTCCGCATCGACGGCCGTGGCATCACCGACATCCGTGCGCTTTCCGCCGAGGTCGCGGTGATCCCGCGGGCGCACGGCAGCGCGCTGTTCGAGCGCGGCGAGACCCAGATCCTGGGTGTCACCACGCTGGACATGATCAAGATGGCCCAGCAGATCGACTCGCTGGGGCCGGAGAACACCAAGCGTTACATGCACCACTACAACTTCCCGCCGTACTCGACCGGTGAGACCGGCCGCGTGGGCTCGCCGAAGCGTCGCGAGATCGGCCACGGCGCGCTGGCCGAGCGGGCGCTGGTGCCGGTGCTGCCGAGCATCGAAGAGTTCCCGTACGCCATCCGCCAGGTGTCCGAGGCGCTGGGCTCCAACGGCTCGACCTCGATGGGTTCGGTGTGCGCCTCGACGCTCGCCCTGCTCAACGCGGGTGTGCCGCTGAAGGCTCCGGTTGCCGGCATCGCCATGGGTCTGGTGTCCGACGACGTCGACGTTGACGGCAAGGTCGAGAAGCGTTACGTCGCCCTCACCGACATCCTCGGTGCCGAGGACGCCTTCGGTGACATGGACTTCAAGGTCGCCGGGACCAAGGACTTCGTGACCGCGCTGCAGCTCGACACCAAGCTCGACGGCATCCCCTCGCAGGTGCTCGCCGGTGCGTTGAGCCAGGCCAAGGATGCGCGCCTGACCATCCTGGACGTGATGGCCGAGGCCATCGATCGTCCGGACGAGATGAGCCCGTATGCACCGCGGATCACCACCATCAAGGTGCCCGTGGACAAGATCGGCGAGGTCATCGGCCCCAAGGGCAAGATGATCAACTCGATCACCGAGGAGACCGGCGCCCAGATCTCGATCGAGGACGACGGCACGGTATTCGTCGGTGCCGCCGACGGGTTGTCGGCGCAGGCCGCGATCGACAAGATCAACGCGATCGCCAACCCGCAGCTGCCCAAGGTCGGCGAGCGGTTCCTCGGCACGGTCGTCAAGACCACCGATTTCGGTGCGTTCGTGTCGCTGCTTCCGGGCCGTGACGGGCTGGTGCACATCAGCAAGCTCGGCAAGGGCAAGCGCATCGCCAAGGTCGAAGACGTGGTGAAGGTCGGTGACAAGCTCCGCGTGGAGATCGCCGACATCGACAACCGCGGCAAGATCTCGCTGGTGCTGGTTGCCGAGGAGTCGGCGGAATCCGCCGAGTCGGCCGGTGACAAGGGTGCCGAGAAGGCCGAGGGCGCTGCCGCCGATGTCACGCCGGCCGAGGCCTGATCAGGCGTCATCGGCTTCATCGTTGACCGAGACCAGACTGGAAACGTCGCAGGTCCGCCGGACCACGCTGCCCGGCGGACTTCGCGTCGTCACCGAATATCTCCCGTACGTGCGCTCGGCGTCGGTGGGGGTGTGGGTTGGTGTCGGTTCCCGTGACGAGGGACGCAGCGTCGCGGGCGCCGCGCACTTCCTGGAGCACCTGCTGTTCAAGTCGACGCCGACCCGCACGGCCGTGGACATCGCCCAGACGGTCGACGCGGTCGGCGGTGAGCTGAACGCGTTCACCGCGCGTGAGCACACGTGCTACTACGCGCATGTGCTGGATTCCGATCTGGAACTCGCGGTCGACCTCGTGGCCGATGTGGTGCTGCGTGGCCGCTGCGCGGCCGAGGACGTCGAGGTCGAGCGCGACGTGGTGCTCGAGGAAATCGCGATGCGCGACGACGACCCCGAGGACACCCTCGGCGACGTCTTCCTCTCTGCGATGTTCGGTGACCATCCCGTCGGCAGGCCCGTGATCGGCAGTATCGAGTCCATCTCGGAAATGACTCGGGCCCAACTGCATTCGTTCCACGTCCGGCGCTACACGCCGGACCGCATGGTGCTCGCGGTGGCAGGCAACGTCGACCACGACGAGGTCGTCGCCCTGGCCCGTGAACATTTCGGCAGGCGATTGGTCCAGGGACGCGACGCCGTGCCGCCCCGCAAGGGCAGCGGCCGGGTGCCGGGCCGGCCGTCGCTGCGCGTCGTCGAACGCGACGGCGAGCAGACCCACGTGTCGCTCGGGGTCCGCACACCGGGCCGGCACTGGGAACACCGTTGGGCGCTCTCGGTTCTCAACACCGCACTCGGTGGGGGACTGAGTTCGCGTCTGTTCCAGGAGATCCGCGAGACCCGCGGACTGGCGTACTCGGTGTACTCCACCGTCGACACCTTCTCCGACAGCGGTGCGCTGTCGATATACGCCGGATGCCTGCCGGAGCGGTTCGAGGAGGTCGTGCGGGTGACCACCGACGTTTTGGAAACCGTTGCCCGTGACGGCATCAGCGAGAACGAGTGCCGGATCGCCAAGGGTTCGCTGCGCGGCGGTCTGGTGCTCGGCCTTGAGGATTCCGCGTCGCGCATGCACCGGATCGGCCGCGCAGAACTGAACTACGGCGAGCACCGCAGCATCGAGCAGACGCTCGCGCAGATCGATGCGGTGACCCTCGACGAGGTCAACGCGGTGGCGCGGCAACTGCTGACGCGCGACTACGGCGCTGCCGTGCTCGGCCCCGACACGGCGAAAGTGGCGCTGCCGCAACGTCTTCAGGATATTGCCAGCTGATCCGCTAGATTGGGTCGGATGATGAATCTCTCACGACGCAGTGTGTTGATCGGATCCCTGGCAGTGATGGCGGCCGCCGGTGTGCGTATGCCGACGGCTTCCGCCGCTCCCGTCGACGACCGGATCGCCGATCTCGAACGACGGAACAACGCATCCATCGGCATCTACGCCGTCGACCTCGATTCGAACCGTACGGTCGCGCACCGCGCCGACGACTCGTTCGCGATGTGCTCGACGTTCAAGGCCTACCTCGCGGCCCGGATCCTGCGGGGCGCCGAGCGCGGCGAGTTGTCGCTGGACGATCGTGTCTTCGTGGATCCCGCGGCGCTGCTGAGCAACTCGCCGATCACCGAGACACACGCAGGCGGCGAGATGACGCTGGCCGAGTTGTGCCAGGCGGCACTGCAGCGCAGCGACAACGCCGCGGCCAACCTGTTGCTCAAGCAGATCGGCGGGCCGGCCGAGATCACCGCGTTCGCGCGGTCGATCGGCGACCAGCGCACACGCCTGGACCGCTGGGAGACCGAACTGAACTCGGCGGTGCCCGGCGATCCGCGTGACACCAGCACCCCGGCCGCGCTGGCCGGTGGTTTCCGCGCCGTGCTGACCGGCGACGTGCTGGCCCCGCCGCAGCGTCAATTGCTCGACGAGTGGATGCGGGCCAACGAGACCTCCAGCCTGCGTGCGGGTTTGCCGGACGGCTGGACCAGTGCCGACAAGACCGGCAGCGGCGACTACGGATCCACCAACGATGTGGGTATCGCCTACGGCCCGCAGGGGCAGCGCATCCTGCTGGCGTTGATGGTGCGGACGCGCGGCGACGATCCGAACGCGGACGGGTTCCGGCCCCTCATCGGGGAACTCACCGCGCTGGTGCTGCCCGAACTCGGCGTGCACTGACGAAAATCGCCCGGCCGGAACGGTTCCGGCCGGGCGATCACGGTTCGGTTGTTACGCCAGGAACTGTGCCGCGTCGGTGAACGGCAGGTCCAGATCCTTGGCGACGGCCTCGGACAGCAGCTTGCCGTCGTGGGTCGAGAGACCCTTGGCCAGTGCGGAATCCGACGCACACGCGGCCTGCCAGCCCTTGTCGGCGAGCTTGAGCACGTACGGCATGGTCGAGTTGGTCAGCGCGAACGTCGACGTGCGCGGCACCGCGCCGGGCATGTTGGCCACGCAGTAGAAGATCGTGTCGTGGACCTTGAACGTGGGCTCGTCGTGCGTGGTGGGCCGCGAGTCCTCGAAGCAGCCACCCTGGTCGATCGCGATGTCGACCAGCACCGCACCCGGCTTCATGTGCGCGACAGTCGAATTGGTCACCAGTTTCGGCGCTTTGGCGCCGGGCACCAGGACTGCGCCGATCACCAGGTCGGCCTTCTTGACCGCTTCTTCGAGTTCGAGGCTCGACGAGTAGCGGGTCTCGATGCGTCCGCCGAACTCGCCGTCGACGCGGCGCAACGTGTTGATGTTGAGATCGAACACCGTCACGTGGGCGCCCATGCCCGCAGCGACACGCGCGGCGTTGTAGCCGGCGGTGCCTGCGCCGATCACGACGACCTCGGCAGGCGCGACACCCGGGACGCCGCCCATCAGGACGCCACGGCCACCGTAGCTGCGCATGAGGTGGTAGGCGCCGACCTGGGCCGAGAGCCGGCCGGCGACCTCGCTCATCGGCGCGAGCAGGGGCAGCGCGCCCTCGGCGGTCTGCACGGTCTCGTAGGCGATCGACGTGGTGCCGGACGCCAGCAGCGCGTCGGTGCACGGCTTGGACGCCGCGAGGTGCAGGTAGGTGAACAGGGTCTGGCCCTTGCGCATCCGCGAGTACTCGGGCTCGATCGGTTCTTTCACCTTGAGCAGCAGTTCTGCTTCCGACCAGACCTGGTCGGCGGTGTTGACGATCTCGGCGCCCGCCGCCTTGAAGTCGCGATCCGAGATGGCCGAGCCCTCACCGGCACCGGCCTGGATGATCACCTCGTGACCTCTGCGGGTCAGCTCTGCCACACCAGCCGGGGTGATGGCGACCCGGTACTCGTTGTTCTTGATCTCGGTCGGGATTCCGACGAGCATGATCGCTCCTTCAGAAGGGGTAATGTCACCTCTAAGTGTGAAGAACCTTCGAATTGTGAGCAATATCTGTGTCGAAAATTCGTTAGGATTGTGCCGTGAGTGAAGGATCATCGATCACGGGCGTCCAAACGCCCGGTTCGCCGAAGGATGTTCGGGCCCGCGACCTCGACGACATCGACCGCCGCATTTTGCTGGCGTTGCACGACGATGCACGCATACCCAACAGTGCGCTGGCCGAGATGGTCGGGATAGCTCCGTCGACGTGCCACGGACGCGTTCGCCGGTTGCAGGAGATCGGTGTGATCCGCGGGTTCTACACCGACATCGACCCTGCGGCCGTCGGTCTGGGCTTGCAAGCGATGATCTCGGTGAGCCTGCAATCCAACGCGCGCGGCAAGATCCGCAGCTTCATCGCGCATATTCGGACCCGGCCTCAAGTGATGGATGTGTACTTCCTCGCCGGCGGCGACGACTTCATCCTGCACGTGGCCGCCCGCGACACCGAGGATCTCCGGAAGTTCGTGGTGGAGAACCTCAATGCCGACTCCGATGTGGCGGGCACACAGACGTCGCTGATCTTCGAACACCTGCGGGGCGCGTCGCCGCTGTGATCGTGTGTGGCTACTGGGCCCGCAGGACGAGCCCGTATCCGTCCGCGCCGGTCAGGCGCAGCTCGTCGGAGGAGATCTCGGACTGCACTTTGCCCGTGAGCACCCGCAGCACGGTGCGTTCGACCTGATCTGTGTCCTGCGGGCACGCCTTGCGTGTCGTTGCCAACGGACCGAACTCGATGATCGCGGGCGTGCCGGAAACCTCGGCATGGCCGTTGAACTGGTTGCAGCCCGTGAACCCGGTGACGTTGCCGTCCTCGGCGATCGTCAGCGTGGGCTTGGAATTCTCCAGTGCTGTCGATGTGCTGACCGATTGCGGCGACACGAGGCTGGTCACCTGCCAGGTGGTTCCCGTCAGCGGCCGATCCGGGTGGACCACCTTCTTGTCCTGCAGTGTGACCGTGGCGTTGTCGGTCTTGAGGACGAGGGTGTCACCGTCGAGCGACCACGACGGTTGGGCGTCGAAGAACCGTGACATCCACTGATCGGCATCACCGACCGGTCGCGGGCACGCCATCATCGTGCTGGCGAGTTGTGTTGCTATGCGGCCGTCCGAGAGGTCGGCCGTCCCCGATCCGTGGTTGCACCCGGCGAACGTGCTGATCTGCCCGCCGTCGAACTGCACGGTCAACGGACCGCCTCCGGGAATCTGTTCACCTTCGACCTCCACCGAGACGAACGTGCGGCCGTCGAGGGTTTGATCGTCGGCGTTCACGGTGTTCGCGCACGCCGTGAGTGCCAGGACCGCGAGCGCTACCGGTACGAGTCGCATAGCTCACCGTAAATCGGTTCCTCCCGTTCCCCCGGTAATGAATCGGTAATGACTTGCGGTTGAACCTGCATTCGTGCGCCGTCGTGTCATGAGGTGTCGGCCGTTCTGGCCTCACGGAAGAAACAGCGAAGGAATTGCAATGAAGTCTCTCTTGGTGGTCGCGTGTGCTTCAGCAGCCGCGGCTGTCGGTACGGTCCTGGGTTCAGCCGGCATCGCTTCCGCCGCGCCGGAGGGTCCGTCGTCGCCGTCGCAGACTGTCAGCGAGCTTCGGGCACAGGGTTATCACGTCGTGGTCAACACCGTAGGCGCCGGTTCGTTGGACGGCTGTGCGGTGAAGGCGATTCGGCCCGGGCAGACGTTCACGCGCACCGACTCGGGATTCCCTGGGGCCATGGACGATCTGCGTACCAGCGTGACGGCGAAGACGGTGTACGTCGACGTCACTTGCTGATTCGGGTTATTCGTCGTCGCCCTCTTCCCGGTGCTCGACGAGATCGCTGCCGTACGTTCGCACATCGCGACATCGTTGTGATGAGTACGCACGGGAGTGGCCCATCCCCGTGTCCTCGGGGTGATCGCGTGACGGGGCGCCACACCGGCGGACGGTGGGACTCGTACTGTCTGCGTCCGTGGTGTGGGCAGCACGATCATGCTGGGTGACAGTCTGATTCGCCGTCGTCGCCACTGCCGTTGTTGTTGTGGGTGTCGCCGCTGTTTCTGTCTCCGTTCCCGTTGTGGTGGTTGGTGTCTCTGGTGGTGCTGCTGGTGGTGTCTCGGGGGTGGTCTGCGGGCTGGGTGTCGGGGTGGTGGTTGGTGTTGGGTTGTTGGTGGTTTTGGTCGAGCAGTTCGGGTGGGATTGCCGGCTTTTCGCCGTGGTCGTCGTCGGTCTTCTGGTCGCGGTCGAGGTCTGCGAGGAGGGTTTCGGGGTGGTGGTAGGTGTTGGTGCGGTGTTGGCCGCGGTCGAGTAGTTGCGGTGGGATCCATTCGCATTGGCCGTGGTTGTTGATGCGGGTGGTCCATTTGTTGGGGGCGTCGCCGACGAGGCGGTTGTCACAGCCGCAGGCCAGGGCCAGAGCGTCGGCGTCGGTGAGTCCGCCCTTGGAGAAGTCGGTGGTGGCGTGGTGGGCTTGGCAGCGGTAGCCGTTGGCGGTGCATCCGGGGCGGGTGCAGCCGCGGTCGCGTGCCCAGATGGCCAGGCGCTGCCCGGCGGAGGCGGTGCGCCGGGCCCGCCCGAGGTAGAGCGGAACCCCGGTGTGTTCGTCGTAGACGGCGAGGTAGTGAAGCGCTTGGGAGGCCAGGCGGATCAGGTCGGGGATGGATAGTTTGGTGCCGCCGGCGGTGAGGGCGATCCCGGCGGCTTTTTCGAGTTCTTGCAGGGTGGTGGTGATCAGCAGGGTGGCGGGCAGGCCGTTGATCTGGCCGAGGTCTTTGTGGGCGAGCAGCAGCCGCATGGCGGTGAGCATGGCGTCGTGGCGACGCTCGGACGCGCCGCGCTCGTCGTGGTCGATCTGCTGTTGTGAAGGCGTGCCGGAGACACACGGGGCCTCGTCGGCGGGGTTGCACATGCCGGGTGCGGCCAGTTTTTCCTCGACGGGGTCGAAGGTGGCTTTGAACTCGGCGCTGACCTTGCCGCGCAGGTGATAGGAACCGTCGGGTTGTTGGGGGCCGAAGGTGATGCCGAACGGCTTGGTGGGTGGGTTGTCGGTGGGGGCGGGCCCGTCTTGGTCGAGCAGGAACACCGCGTGGTCGACGGCTTGGCGCACGGTTTCGGGGTCGGCCCCGATGGCGCCGGTGACCAGTTTTTCTTCCAGCCGGCACTGTTCGGCGTAGGTGACCCAGTCGGGGCATTTGGTGAAGAATTTGAACAGCTCGGTGACGTGGTCGGGGGTCAGGGCGCCGTCGGCTTGGGCGG
Coding sequences:
- a CDS encoding META domain-containing protein — protein: MRLVPVALAVLALTACANTVNADDQTLDGRTFVSVEVEGEQIPGGGPLTVQFDGGQISTFAGCNHGSGTADLSDGRIATQLASTMMACPRPVGDADQWMSRFFDAQPSWSLDGDTLVLKTDNATVTLQDKKVVHPDRPLTGTTWQVTSLVSPQSVSTSTALENSKPTLTIAEDGNVTGFTGCNQFNGHAEVSGTPAIIEFGPLATTRKACPQDTDQVERTVLRVLTGKVQSEISSDELRLTGADGYGLVLRAQ
- the rpsO gene encoding 30S ribosomal protein S15, producing MALTAEQKKEILGQYGLHDTDTGSPEAQVALLTKRIQDLTEHLKVHKHDHHSRRGLLLLVGRRRRLLKYVAQVDVARYRSLIERLGLRR
- a CDS encoding HNH endonuclease signature motif containing protein: MAAEVGTALAALHAAMRDVLALPYTALSDADLLDVCAGIQDVRNLAPAVEHRAIAALSEQTTPAAIGAKSWPLVLATRLGISSKEARRRCADAAELGPRVSMTGEALAPKREHIAAAQADGALTPDHVTELFKFFTKCPDWVTYAEQCRLEEKLVTGAIGADPETVRQAVDHAVFLLDQDGPAPTDNPPTKPFGITFGPQQPDGSYHLRGKVSAEFKATFDPVEEKLAAPGMCNPADEAPCVSGTPSQQQIDHDERGASERRHDAMLTAMRLLLAHKDLGQINGLPATLLITTTLQELEKAAGIALTAGGTKLSIPDLIRLASQALHYLAVYDEHTGVPLYLGRARRTASAGQRLAIWARDRGCTRPGCTANGYRCQAHHATTDFSKGGLTDADALALACGCDNRLVGDAPNKWTTRINNHGQCEWIPPQLLDRGQHRTNTYHHPETLLADLDRDQKTDDDHGEKPAIPPELLDQNHQQPNTNHHPDTQPADHPRDTTSSTTRDTNHHNGNGDRNSGDTHNNNGSGDDGESDCHPA
- the bla gene encoding class A beta-lactamase, coding for MMNLSRRSVLIGSLAVMAAAGVRMPTASAAPVDDRIADLERRNNASIGIYAVDLDSNRTVAHRADDSFAMCSTFKAYLAARILRGAERGELSLDDRVFVDPAALLSNSPITETHAGGEMTLAELCQAALQRSDNAAANLLLKQIGGPAEITAFARSIGDQRTRLDRWETELNSAVPGDPRDTSTPAALAGGFRAVLTGDVLAPPQRQLLDEWMRANETSSLRAGLPDGWTSADKTGSGDYGSTNDVGIAYGPQGQRILLALMVRTRGDDPNADGFRPLIGELTALVLPELGVH
- a CDS encoding M16 family metallopeptidase codes for the protein MSRRPRPDQASSASSLTETRLETSQVRRTTLPGGLRVVTEYLPYVRSASVGVWVGVGSRDEGRSVAGAAHFLEHLLFKSTPTRTAVDIAQTVDAVGGELNAFTAREHTCYYAHVLDSDLELAVDLVADVVLRGRCAAEDVEVERDVVLEEIAMRDDDPEDTLGDVFLSAMFGDHPVGRPVIGSIESISEMTRAQLHSFHVRRYTPDRMVLAVAGNVDHDEVVALAREHFGRRLVQGRDAVPPRKGSGRVPGRPSLRVVERDGEQTHVSLGVRTPGRHWEHRWALSVLNTALGGGLSSRLFQEIRETRGLAYSVYSTVDTFSDSGALSIYAGCLPERFEEVVRVTTDVLETVARDGISENECRIAKGSLRGGLVLGLEDSASRMHRIGRAELNYGEHRSIEQTLAQIDAVTLDEVNAVARQLLTRDYGAAVLGPDTAKVALPQRLQDIAS
- a CDS encoding Lrp/AsnC family transcriptional regulator, whose product is MSEGSSITGVQTPGSPKDVRARDLDDIDRRILLALHDDARIPNSALAEMVGIAPSTCHGRVRRLQEIGVIRGFYTDIDPAAVGLGLQAMISVSLQSNARGKIRSFIAHIRTRPQVMDVYFLAGGDDFILHVAARDTEDLRKFVVENLNADSDVAGTQTSLIFEHLRGASPL
- the lppU gene encoding LppU family putative lipoprotein encodes the protein MGTTSAAVLGAAAVLSFVGLTGCASSAASADMQAGDCLELGGTFDQPEATRAECGSKKSNYKVVPTVADSARCPADVDSYYTLSSRFSGETHTVCMDIDWVVGGCMNVDPENNTDPYRVDCSDTGAPHRQRVTEVLEGISNPDQCATGLGYAYDERQFTVCVENVR
- the ald gene encoding alanine dehydrogenase; protein product: MLVGIPTEIKNNEYRVAITPAGVAELTRRGHEVIIQAGAGEGSAISDRDFKAAGAEIVNTADQVWSEAELLLKVKEPIEPEYSRMRKGQTLFTYLHLAASKPCTDALLASGTTSIAYETVQTAEGALPLLAPMSEVAGRLSAQVGAYHLMRSYGGRGVLMGGVPGVAPAEVVVIGAGTAGYNAARVAAGMGAHVTVFDLNINTLRRVDGEFGGRIETRYSSSLELEEAVKKADLVIGAVLVPGAKAPKLVTNSTVAHMKPGAVLVDIAIDQGGCFEDSRPTTHDEPTFKVHDTIFYCVANMPGAVPRTSTFALTNSTMPYVLKLADKGWQAACASDSALAKGLSTHDGKLLSEAVAKDLDLPFTDAAQFLA
- a CDS encoding bifunctional riboflavin kinase/FAD synthetase, translating into MQRWRGQDEIPTDWGRCVLTIGVFDGVHRGHAELINHAVKAGRARGVPVVLMTFDPHPMEVVFPGNHPAQLTTLTRRAELVEELGIDVFLVMPFTSDFMKLTPERYIHELLVEHLHVVEVVVGENFTFGKKAAGNVDMLRKAGERFGFAVEAMSLVAEHHRNETVTFSSTYIRACVDAGDMVAAAEALGRPHRVEGVVVRGDGRGRVLGFPTANVAPPMYSAIPADGVYAAWFTVLGQGPQVGTVVPGERYQAAVSVGTNPTFSGRTRTVEAFVLDTSADLYGQHVAVDFVSRIRGQEKFDSVDDLVVAMERDVERARTILRDSV
- a CDS encoding polyribonucleotide nucleotidyltransferase, with the protein product MSVVELEDGVYESTAVIDNGSFGTRTIRFETGRLAQQAAGSAVAYLDDETMLLSATTASKNPKDHFDFFPLTVDVEERMYAAGRIPGSFFRREGRPSTDAILTCRLIDRPLRPSFVDGLRNEIQVVVTVMSLDPKDLYDVLAINAASMSTQLAGLPFSGPVGGARIALIDGTWVAFPTVEQLERAVFDMVVAGRIVGDGDSADVAIMMVEAEATENVVELVAGGAQAPTEAVVAEGLEAAKPFIKALCAAQQELADRAAKPAGEYPVFPDYEADVYDAVASVATEALAEALTIAGKTERNDRTDEIKVEVLERLAEPYAGREKEIGAAFRSLTKKLVRQRILTDHFRIDGRGITDIRALSAEVAVIPRAHGSALFERGETQILGVTTLDMIKMAQQIDSLGPENTKRYMHHYNFPPYSTGETGRVGSPKRREIGHGALAERALVPVLPSIEEFPYAIRQVSEALGSNGSTSMGSVCASTLALLNAGVPLKAPVAGIAMGLVSDDVDVDGKVEKRYVALTDILGAEDAFGDMDFKVAGTKDFVTALQLDTKLDGIPSQVLAGALSQAKDARLTILDVMAEAIDRPDEMSPYAPRITTIKVPVDKIGEVIGPKGKMINSITEETGAQISIEDDGTVFVGAADGLSAQAAIDKINAIANPQLPKVGERFLGTVVKTTDFGAFVSLLPGRDGLVHISKLGKGKRIAKVEDVVKVGDKLRVEIADIDNRGKISLVLVAEESAESAESAGDKGAEKAEGAAADVTPAEA